GACCCCCACGATCGCGGTGCTGATGGTGTGGGTTGTGCTGAGGGGGATCCCGAGTCGGGAGGCGAGCTCGATGGTCAAGGCCGCTCCTGTCTCGGCGGCAAACCCCTGCACCGGCTCGAGCTTCGTGATGCGAAGGCCCATGGTGCGAACGATCCGCCAGCCCCCGACGGCGGTTCCGACTCCCATGGTCAGGGCGCAGGTGAGGATCACCCAGAGGGGGATCCGGAATTCGGGCAGGATTCCCCCGAGGAGGAGGGCAAGGCTGAAGGCGCCGATGAACTTCTGGCCATCGTTGGAGCCGTGACTGAAGGCCATGAAGGCCGCGGAGAGGATCTGGAGGCGGCCGAAGCCCCGCCGGACGGTTCCCGGGCGGCTTTGGGCCAGGAGGCGGTAAAGCGTCCCCATGATGAGGAGGCCACCCAGGAAGCCAAGGAATGTGGAGAAGAGGATGCCGATGAGCACCTTGCTCCACCCGTCCCAGAGGAGCGCGGAGGACCCCGCGGCGGCCAGCCCGGCGCCGGTGAGGCTGGCGACGAGGGCGTGGCTCTCACTGGTCGGCAGGCCGTAGTACCAGGCGAGGGTGCTCCAGAAGATAATCCCCACCATGGCGGCTCCCACCGTCGTCAAGTCGATGACCTCGGGTCGGACGATTCCCTTCCCGATGGTGGCCGCGACCGCGGTCCCCGACATGGTCCCGGCCACGTTGAGGATGGTAGCCATGACCAGGGCCTGCGAGGGGGAGAGGACGCGGGTCGAGACCACGGTCGCGATGGCATTCGGGGCATCAGTCCAGCCGTTGACGAATTCGGCGGCCAGGACCAGGAGGAGGACCGGAAGGACGGGGAGCAGGCCATCAGGCATGGGAAGGCTCCGGAGGCTCAGGCGTTCTTCAGGAAGATCCCCTCCACGATGTTCGCCGCATCCTCGCACCGGTCGGTTGCCGTCTCCATGGTCTCGTAGATTTCCTTCCACTTGATCACGTCGATGGGGCTGTGCCCCCCCTCGAAGAGGCGGGCGATCGCGGCCCGCGCCAGGTCGTCCGCCTCGTTTTCCAGCCGGTGGATCTCCACGCAGGAAGGAATCATGTCCCTCATCTCTCGGAGGGCACGGATGGCCTTGGTGAGTTCGCCGCAGGAGTCGGCGATCAGGCGGGCCAGGCGCCGTGCCTCGGGCGGGGTCTCGGTGATCCTGAAGAGGCTCGTCCGCGCGGCGACCGCCCAGATGAGATCGAGGCAGTCGTCGAGGGCCTTTGTGAGGCCATGAATGTCCTCCCGATCGATGGGCGTGATGAAGCTCCGGTGGAGCTTCCGGATGATCTCATGGGTGATCCGGTCCCCCTGGTGCTCCAGATCCTCCACCTTCTGGACGGCGGCCGGGTCGCTCCCGCCGGCCTCGATGAGCTGCTCCAGGGCCTGCGCCCCCGCCAGGATGTTGCCGGCGGCCTGCTCGAACAGGTCGAAGAACTTCTCCTCACGCGGGATCAGGCGGAACATCCCTCACCTCCAGGGCGCTTGCCTCAGCGGGCCCGCCGCGGCCGGAGCCGGTGCCAGAGGAACCAGGCGGTCAGTCCCACCAGGCCGACCAGGATGGCCCCCTCGAACGGCCGGAGGAAGCCCGCCACCTGCTCCCAGTGCTCCCCCAGGATGAATCCCGCCCAGGCCAGGGCGTAGGACCAGGGGAGGGAGCCGGCGAAGGCGTAGAAGAGAAAGGGCCAGAAGGGCATGCGCGCCACCCCGGCGGGCAGCGAGATGAAGGTCCGGATCACCGGCAGCAGGCGGGCGAGGAACGTGGCCGCGGAGCCGTAGCGGGCGAAGAACCGGTCTGCCCGCTCCACTTCCGCTGGGCTGATCAAGATCCACCGCCCGTAGCGGAGCAGAGCCGCTCGTCCCCCCCGGGCCCCGACCCAGTAGGCGCCGGCGGAGCCGAGCGCGCAGCCCGCCGCCCCGGCGAGAGCGGTCCCCCACAGGCTGAACCGCCCCTGGGCGGCCAGGAAGCCGGCGAAGGGCATGATGACCTCGCTGGGGAGGGGGATGCAGGCGCTCTCCAGGGCCATGGCGACCACGATCCCCGGGTAACCCGTGGCGGCCAGCGCCTCCGTCAGAAGGCGGACGCCGGTCTCGAGGAGGCCGGTCACGGGGCGTTCGCCGTGCGCTCGGTGATCATCCCCACGCTCTCGAAGCCGGCCGCCTTCACCGCGTCCATCACCTCGACGACCGTCCCGTACGGGACGGTGGCGTCCCCCCGGAAGTAGAGGATGCGGTCCGGACGGGCGGCTGCCGCTGCCCGCAGCCGGGCGGCCAGCGCCTGGGGAGGCACCTCCTGGTCGTTGAGGTAGACCCGGCGGTCCCGGGCGAGCGTCAGGGTGAGGCGGTCCTCTGCCTTCACGGCCCCCGTTCGGGAGCGGGGGAGCTCCACGTCCGTGCCCCGCTGGAGCATGGGGGTGGTCACCATGAAGATGATCAGCAGGACGAGCGTCACGTCCACCAGGGGCGTGACGTTGATCTCGGAGAGGAGGCGGCGGTCGCGGCGGGCCGGATGCGGGGTCGAGAGCATGTGTCCCTCTACCGGGTGGCCTCCCGCAGGGCGGCCTCCACCACGACCTGCCCCGCCCGGTCCATTTCCTGCGCGAAGGCCTTGACCCGGCCGACGAAGGTGTTATACGCGATGACCGCGGGGATCGCAACGAAGAGACCGGCCGCCGTGGCGACCAGCGCCTCGGCGATGCCGGCGGAGACCACGGCGAGCCCACCCGCCCCGGTGGCGGCGATGGCCTCGAAGGCCCGGATGATCCCCAGCACCGTGCCGAAGAGGCCGATGAAGGGGCTCACGTTTCCCAGCGTGGCGAGCGAGGGGAGGCGGCGCTCCAGGCCGGCGATCTGGTCAGCCGTCTCCCGGGCCGTGGCCCCTCTGATGGCCTCCAGGGTGGCCCCGAGGTCCGGCCCCGGGGTGAGGCCGAAGCGGCCCTCGAGCGCCCGCTGGAGCGCCGCCAGCCCGGCCGCGAAGACGGCCGCCACCGGGTGCCCGGCCCGCGCCTCGCAGGCGGCGCGCGCTTCCGCCACCTTCCCCGCCGCGAGGGCCTCCTCCACTTCCGCCCGCAGGGCCGCGACATGCTTGGCGACCCTCCGGTAGGCGAGGATTCGCTCCAGGATGGCGGCCAGGGAATAGACGGAACAGGCAGCCAGGATGAACAGGGTCGCGCCACCCCGGAGGAGGAGCTGGAGGGCGCCCTGGCCGAACATGGGTGTCATCCGCGCCCCGGCTCGTAGGAGGTCGTCCGCCGGCCCCGCTCTCGGTGGCGGTCCAGGGCCAGTCCGATGAGCCGGTCGAGCAGGGCGGGGTAGGAGAGGCCGCTGGCCTCCCAGAGCTTGGGATAGACCGAGGTCGCGGTGAAACCGGGGATCGTGTTGATCTCGTTCACGTAGATCCGGTCCGTCCCCCGCTCCAGGAGGAAATCGACCCGGCCCATGCCGGCGCAGTCGATGGCGGCGTACGCCTGGAGGGCCAGCGCCCGGAATTCCTCGGCGACCCGGGCGGGGAGCGGCGCCGGGATCTTCGCCTCGGCCCCTCCGGGGGTGTACTTGGCCTGGTAGTCGTACCACTCCCGGGCGGGGACGATCTCGCCCGGGACCGAGGCCTCAGGGGTCTCGTTCCCGAGGACGCTGACTTCGATCTCTCGGGCGTCCACGCCCCGCTCCACGATCAGCTTCCGGTCGTAGCGGGCAGCCGCGGTGAGGGCGGCCCGCAGGCTTGCCCCATCCACGGCCTTGCTGATGCCGACGCTGGACCCCAGGTTGGCCGGCTTGACGAAGCAGGGAAAGGGGAAGCGGCGGGCCAGGGCCGTGAGGCAGCCGTCCGGGTTCTCCTCCCACCGGCGGGCTTGCAGCACCTCGTACTCCACCATGGGCAACCCCGCCTGCCGGAAGGCTCCCTTCATCAGGGCCTTGTCCATGCCGAGGGCCGAGGCGAGCACCCCCGCGCCCACGTACGGGAGGTCCAGGAGTTCGAGCAATCCCTGGACGGTCCCGTCCTCCCCGTAGGTCCCGTGCAGGACCGGGAAGGCCACATCCAGGGCGAGGGGCATGGCCCGGAACGCGCGATCCGCCGTCACCGTGGCGAAGGCCGGGGGGCCGGGGTCGGGGGAGAGCGCGAGGCGTCCCCCCTCCGGCTGGCCGGGGGTGGCCGGCACCGCCTCCACCCGGTGCCACGTCCCGCCCTTGGTGATGTAGAGCAGGACCGGTTCGTAACGGGCCCGGTCCATGGCGGCCACGACGGACGCCGCCGAGGCGAGCGAGACCTCGTGCTCGCCGGAGCGGCCGCCGAAGATCACCCCCACCCGCAGGCGCTCAGCCATTCCCTTCTACTCCGTCCCCACTGCCCGTTGCGTCGCCCCCGCCCCCCGTGCTAGCGTGCCCTCCCGGGAGGTCGCCATGGTCCCGGGCTTCAATATCGAGGTCCAGCACC
This is a stretch of genomic DNA from Candidatus Methylomirabilis sp.. It encodes these proteins:
- a CDS encoding inorganic phosphate transporter: MPDGLLPVLPVLLLVLAAEFVNGWTDAPNAIATVVSTRVLSPSQALVMATILNVAGTMSGTAVAATIGKGIVRPEVIDLTTVGAAMVGIIFWSTLAWYYGLPTSESHALVASLTGAGLAAAGSSALLWDGWSKVLIGILFSTFLGFLGGLLIMGTLYRLLAQSRPGTVRRGFGRLQILSAAFMAFSHGSNDGQKFIGAFSLALLLGGILPEFRIPLWVILTCALTMGVGTAVGGWRIVRTMGLRITKLEPVQGFAAETGAALTIELASRLGIPLSTTHTISTAIVGVGATRRFSAVRWGVTIEIVAAWILTFPVCGLIAWLITKAFMALR
- a CDS encoding DUF47 domain-containing protein, whose product is MFRLIPREEKFFDLFEQAAGNILAGAQALEQLIEAGGSDPAAVQKVEDLEHQGDRITHEIIRKLHRSFITPIDREDIHGLTKALDDCLDLIWAVAARTSLFRITETPPEARRLARLIADSCGELTKAIRALREMRDMIPSCVEIHRLENEADDLARAAIARLFEGGHSPIDVIKWKEIYETMETATDRCEDAANIVEGIFLKNA
- a CDS encoding DedA family protein → MTGLLETGVRLLTEALAATGYPGIVVAMALESACIPLPSEVIMPFAGFLAAQGRFSLWGTALAGAAGCALGSAGAYWVGARGGRAALLRYGRWILISPAEVERADRFFARYGSAATFLARLLPVIRTFISLPAGVARMPFWPFLFYAFAGSLPWSYALAWAGFILGEHWEQVAGFLRPFEGAILVGLVGLTAWFLWHRLRPRRAR
- a CDS encoding ExbD/TolR family protein yields the protein MLSTPHPARRDRRLLSEINVTPLVDVTLVLLIIFMVTTPMLQRGTDVELPRSRTGAVKAEDRLTLTLARDRRVYLNDQEVPPQALAARLRAAAAARPDRILYFRGDATVPYGTVVEVMDAVKAAGFESVGMITERTANAP
- a CDS encoding MotA/TolQ/ExbB proton channel family protein, which gives rise to MFGQGALQLLLRGGATLFILAACSVYSLAAILERILAYRRVAKHVAALRAEVEEALAAGKVAEARAACEARAGHPVAAVFAAGLAALQRALEGRFGLTPGPDLGATLEAIRGATARETADQIAGLERRLPSLATLGNVSPFIGLFGTVLGIIRAFEAIAATGAGGLAVVSAGIAEALVATAAGLFVAIPAVIAYNTFVGRVKAFAQEMDRAGQVVVEAALREATR
- a CDS encoding D-alanine--D-alanine ligase family protein, whose amino-acid sequence is MAERLRVGVIFGGRSGEHEVSLASAASVVAAMDRARYEPVLLYITKGGTWHRVEAVPATPGQPEGGRLALSPDPGPPAFATVTADRAFRAMPLALDVAFPVLHGTYGEDGTVQGLLELLDLPYVGAGVLASALGMDKALMKGAFRQAGLPMVEYEVLQARRWEENPDGCLTALARRFPFPCFVKPANLGSSVGISKAVDGASLRAALTAAARYDRKLIVERGVDAREIEVSVLGNETPEASVPGEIVPAREWYDYQAKYTPGGAEAKIPAPLPARVAEEFRALALQAYAAIDCAGMGRVDFLLERGTDRIYVNEINTIPGFTATSVYPKLWEASGLSYPALLDRLIGLALDRHRERGRRTTSYEPGRG